The DNA segment CCAAAAGTACGTTCAGCCCTATCAAAATTCTGGCTTGGAAGCCCTCATTGAAAGCGGCGAAAGCGTTTTAGTCGAACCGTCTGAAGAACTGCTGGCTCAGTTACAAATTCAAGCGCATCTGGCTATCCCTATTTTCCGAGGGAAACAGCTTTGGGGGCTGTTGATCGCTCATCATTGTCGCTCGCCTCGGCAATGGCAGCAACCGGAAATTGATTTACTTGCGGCGCTAGCGATGCAGTTGGCGATCGCCATTCAACAGTCGGAACTCTACCAGCAAGTTCAACAACTCAACAGCCAATTGGAGGCTCAGGTTCAAGAACGGACGGCTCAACTGCAAAAGGCCTTAGAATTTGAGGCAATGCTCAAGCTGATTACCGATAAAGTCCGCGATAGCTTGCTTGATGAAACTCAAATTTGGCAAACTGCGGTGCGCGAGCTAACCCAGGTTTTAAATCTTAAGGGCTGTAATGCGGCGCTATACGATTTGGAACAGGGGACTTCTACAGTTTGTTCGGAATTCGTGAAAACTGATGAAAATAAGAAGATTCCACCCATTTACGGACGCGTGCAGGAGTTAGGCAAGTTTCCCGAACTCTATTGTCAGTTGCTCCAAGGCGAGTATTTTCAATTTTGCTCGTTGCTGATTAATGAGGATCGCGGTCCAGTCTCGATGCTGGTTTGTCCCATTTTTGACGATCGAGGCGTCTTAGGCGATTTGTGGCTGGTAAACGATGCGGCTTATGAGTTTAGCGAACGGGAGATTCGCTTGGTGCAGCAGGTCGCGACTCAATGCGCGATCGCCATTCGTCAAGCGCGTCTCTTTCAAGCGTCAGTGGCTCAAGTGGAAGAATTAGCCCGCATTAATCGACTTAAGGATGATTTTCTAAGCGCGGTTCCCCACGAACTCAGAACGCCTGTCACCAATATGAAAATGGCGATTCATAACCTATCGACAATGGCGTTGTCTAACTTAATCGTCAGTACCAACGAACAAAATCAAAAGCGCATTGCTCACTACCTGCAAATTCTTCAGTATGAGTGCGAGCGGGAAATTAGCTTAATTAATGACCTTTTGGATCTCCAACGGCTCGATACTCGCGATCAACCCCTAAGCCTAGAACCCATCAACCTCAGCGAGTTTCTCCCCCAAGTCATCAAACCGTTTCAGGTGAGGGCTAATAATCGCCAGCAAAGCTTACAGCTTGAGATGTCGATCGATCTGCCGACCCTATGTTCTAATGCTCCAGGTTTAGAACGCATCTTAGCAGAATTACTCAATAATGCTTGTAAATATACGCCACCCGGAGAACGAATTATCGTAGCCGTGAGCGTGCAAGCGAGCAATCTGCTGTTCCAAATTGTGAATACAGGCGTGGAGATTGCCCCCAGCGAGCGATCGCGCATTTTTGATAAATTCTACCGGATTCCCCGCGCTGACCCCTGGAAACAAGGCGGGACTGGACTGGGACTGGCTTTAGTGAAAAAGCTAACCGAACATTTAGGCGGTTTAATTGAAGTGGGCAGTAGCAATGGTAAAACCTGTTTTAGCGTCTTCTTACCATTGCATTCTGAACTGAACTCAACAGCCGGATGAGGAGTTTTTAAGGCTTAACGACGAGTACCGAGCAGGTGGCATCCTCTACAACCTGGGTGCTAACCGAGCCTTCTAAAATGCGTTTAACTCCGGTTAAACCGCGACTGCCGATAATAATTAAGTTCGCTTGATGAATATTCGCAAGACGAATAATTTCTTCGGCTGGATCTCCGGTGGCAATTTCAATCTTGCTCGTGCAAGAGAGCTGTTGCTGATAGGTTTCTAGCTGTTTCTCAATTTCTCGGTAAGGCGACTCCTCAGCGCCAAAATGCGGTTTATCGGCCGCTTGCTCGGATTGCCTTTCGGGCGGCAGCAAAATATGAGCCAAAATGACTTTGGCATCGGGTTGCAGTTGAATTTGTTGTAAAGTCTGAAAAACTTTATCGGTGGCAGCCGACCGATCTAACGCCATTGCAACTAAAATTGTTTCGATCACTCGATCTCTCCTCAAAATTAAAGCGAATCGCTTCTTAAGGGTCGATTTGACACCCTTGTTCTGATCTAGAATAAGCTGAAAAACCCGTAAGTTTTCCCGGCTCAATCTATTCAGCGATGGGTCGCTTCTTTTGAACTGAAAAGATGAGGCGAACGTTAGCCAGCTAACCCCTTGATGGCTCTGCGTGCGGTGAGAGCGGGAAGGCTTGGGGTAAATCTCCCCTTCACGAGGCTACCTAAGCATCGTCAGTTCGATTTTCAATTCTCAAGCGTACGGAGTCGGCGTGGGAGTTTAACCCCTCAGTCTCCGCTAAGGTAATAATGGCATTCCCCATCTTGTTGAGGGCAGTTGGAGAATACTGGATCAAGCTGGAGTGTTTGAGGAAGGTTTCTACACCCAAGGCAGAGGCGTAACGAGCTGCGCCAGAGGTGGGTAGGGTATGGTTAGGGCCGGCTAGATAGTCGCCGACGGCTTCTGGGGTGGAGTAACCCAGGAAAATTGCTCCGGCATGGCGAATTTGATTCACCAGATCCCACGGTTCAGTAATTTCGAGTTCGAGGTGTTCTGGCGCAAACTGATTGGACAGTTCGGCGGCTTCTGCTAGGGAACTGACGACAACCACCAGACCGTAATGGGCGATCGCTTTTTCGGTCAGGAGTCGGCGGGGATGGTTGACCAGTTGGCGCTCGACTTCGGCGGCGACTTTCCGCGCTAGGGCGGAGTCTGGGGTGAGTAAGATGGCGGCAGCCAAGGGGTCATGCTCGGCTTGAGCGAGCATATCGGTGGCTACATGGATGGGGTTCGCGCCGCTATCGGCAATAATTAAGACTTCCGAAGGGCCGGCTAGGGAGTCAATGCCGACGGTGCCGTAGACGAGTTTT comes from the Desertifilum tharense IPPAS B-1220 genome and includes:
- a CDS encoding GAF domain-containing protein, whose protein sequence is MPTPLNSLKMYWQQTERERLMLKMQQRICQSLDLEEILQMTVQDVREFLQTDRVAIYRFESDGQGMLAAKSLASGWELPETEASLFQKYVQPYQNSGLEALIESGESVLVEPSEELLAQLQIQAHLAIPIFRGKQLWGLLIAHHCRSPRQWQQPEIDLLAALAMQLAIAIQQSELYQQVQQLNSQLEAQVQERTAQLQKALEFEAMLKLITDKVRDSLLDETQIWQTAVRELTQVLNLKGCNAALYDLEQGTSTVCSEFVKTDENKKIPPIYGRVQELGKFPELYCQLLQGEYFQFCSLLINEDRGPVSMLVCPIFDDRGVLGDLWLVNDAAYEFSEREIRLVQQVATQCAIAIRQARLFQASVAQVEELARINRLKDDFLSAVPHELRTPVTNMKMAIHNLSTMALSNLIVSTNEQNQKRIAHYLQILQYECEREISLINDLLDLQRLDTRDQPLSLEPINLSEFLPQVIKPFQVRANNRQQSLQLEMSIDLPTLCSNAPGLERILAELLNNACKYTPPGERIIVAVSVQASNLLFQIVNTGVEIAPSERSRIFDKFYRIPRADPWKQGGTGLGLALVKKLTEHLGGLIEVGSSNGKTCFSVFLPLHSELNSTAG
- a CDS encoding universal stress protein, which encodes MIETILVAMALDRSAATDKVFQTLQQIQLQPDAKVILAHILLPPERQSEQAADKPHFGAEESPYREIEKQLETYQQQLSCTSKIEIATGDPAEEIIRLANIHQANLIIIGSRGLTGVKRILEGSVSTQVVEDATCSVLVVKP